In one window of Nitrospira sp. DNA:
- a CDS encoding twin-arginine translocation signal domain-containing protein — MFLSRRQFLKVSAGTVAAVAVADKVLALTALQPVIEVGNPLGDYPDRSWERVYHDQY; from the coding sequence ATGTTTTTGTCACGTCGGCAATTTTTGAAAGTCTCCGCGGGGACCGTGGCCGCAGTGGCGGTGGCGGATAAAGTCCTGGCGTTGACCGCGCTGCAGCCGGTCATCGAAGTCGGGAACCCGCTGGGCGATTATCCGGACCGGTCGTGGGAGCGCGTCTATCACGATCAATACC
- a CDS encoding pyridoxal-phosphate dependent enzyme produces the protein MVSDVAFESIAQAADILRGVAHVTPVISNRQLDAVAQASVFLKCEQFQKTGSFKFRGAYHAASHVLSSGRSKTVATISSGNHGQGLALAAKLLGLSAHVIVPKPESALKLAAISSYGAQLHLEENRSLAETTIREMTEQGEIIPIHAFNDPHVIAGQGTIMLELFSQVPDLDIILAPIGGGGLLSGLCLATHHLNPSLRVYACEPYGAADAKESLRLNQVIPMPAPQTLADGLRTSLGSKTLPILRQHLTDVLLVSEEEIVAAMRFVSERMKLVIEPSSAVAIAPLLRAESVLRGKRVGVVITGGNVDLEIFWKSLKPAAGQP, from the coding sequence ATGGTGAGTGACGTAGCATTTGAGTCCATTGCCCAGGCGGCTGATATCCTAAGGGGAGTCGCCCACGTTACACCGGTCATATCGAACCGACAGCTCGATGCGGTGGCACAGGCATCCGTCTTCCTCAAATGCGAGCAGTTTCAAAAAACCGGCTCTTTCAAGTTTCGAGGAGCCTACCATGCTGCCAGCCATGTCCTCTCATCCGGTCGCTCCAAAACTGTCGCCACCATCTCTTCCGGAAACCATGGTCAAGGACTGGCCTTGGCCGCCAAGTTGCTTGGCCTCTCCGCCCATGTGATCGTGCCAAAACCTGAGTCAGCGTTGAAGTTAGCGGCGATTTCGTCATATGGAGCCCAGCTCCATCTTGAAGAGAATCGATCTCTGGCTGAAACGACGATACGTGAAATGACAGAGCAAGGAGAGATCATTCCGATTCATGCCTTCAATGATCCGCACGTCATCGCAGGACAAGGTACGATCATGCTGGAGCTCTTCTCGCAAGTCCCGGACTTAGACATCATCCTTGCCCCGATAGGGGGAGGGGGATTGCTGTCGGGGCTCTGCCTGGCCACCCACCACCTCAACCCATCCCTCCGGGTATATGCCTGTGAGCCTTACGGTGCGGCTGATGCCAAAGAATCTCTCCGATTGAATCAGGTCATCCCGATGCCTGCGCCACAAACCTTGGCCGATGGGCTCCGGACAAGTCTCGGCAGCAAGACACTCCCCATCTTGCGACAGCACCTGACCGATGTCTTGTTGGTGAGCGAAGAGGAAATCGTGGCGGCGATGCGCTTCGTCTCTGAACGGATGAAGCTCGTGATCGAACCTTCCAGCGCCGTCGCGATAGCCCCATTACTCCGGGCAGAGTCCGTGTTAAGAGGGAAACGGGTGGGAGTGGTTATTACCGGAGGAAACGTAGACCTTGAAATCTTTTGGAAGTCTCTAAAGCCCGCAGCCGGCCAACCATAA
- a CDS encoding DUF3488 and transglutaminase-like domain-containing protein translates to MPFDKALRLTSILLASAAFIGLSLGASLPEGLLLLTGSTLILTLLRTVGIYPVGQFVNHITLSTRAWNVLVLTAFAGFWVDLLWMSGELLPAGVHFLLLLMVIKLFNLESRRDYLHLYAISLMAILASAASTTDLWYLPVFLAYLLTGVWTLVLYQLTRESEDRTLEVRAANSVESPSASGARITPQLFWLANGLALGTLLFTVVIFFTIPRVSAGFGHTSMGEGIRTSGFSETVDLGMIGPIKRDPGIVMRVELAERSGKAEDHFYLRGMAYDRYDGRSWTTQLTNRRAVAESSPGTFTIRSSQPRLSGQSGPLIRQTILLEALDTAVLFAAPFPESVSGQFFGIQSDPTGALYLPLSASSRIEYTVLSRPHSVQPADLHPQPVTYSEPFARHYLQLPDASERVAALAQEVTQAKASTYEKAQAIQDYLSRNFRYSLDIPASSQDRPLEEFLFSRKTGYCEHYATAMVVMLRSVGVAARLVTGFLATEWNEYGNYYLVRQRDAHAWVEVYLPHSGWVMMDPTPAVIESVVDPGWQTLSRMMDNLRLRWNRFFVQYSGADQVAVVRGLKEGSDAVRHHAWSSLSSLLAPVGDRLGAMVQSAREGNLRLVLKFLGLVVIGFGAMFGLIRVWPWGKKSLSKKVSPDRTVIASMYERAITQAAQYGIAKSPAATPLEFLQSVKEQWAQAGESMAIVTDLYCRRRFGQVALTKEELDRAQQSLSQLMHLDPPVA, encoded by the coding sequence ATGCCGTTTGATAAGGCCTTACGGCTGACATCGATCTTGCTCGCCTCCGCGGCCTTTATCGGCCTCAGTCTCGGCGCGAGTTTGCCGGAAGGTCTTCTGCTGCTCACCGGATCGACGTTGATCCTCACCCTTCTGCGAACCGTCGGGATCTATCCAGTTGGTCAATTCGTGAATCACATCACGCTCTCGACGAGAGCGTGGAATGTCCTGGTGCTCACAGCTTTTGCGGGATTCTGGGTTGATCTGCTCTGGATGTCGGGTGAGCTGCTGCCGGCGGGCGTGCATTTTCTGTTGCTGCTCATGGTCATCAAGCTTTTCAATTTGGAGAGCCGGAGGGACTACCTCCACCTCTACGCCATCAGCCTGATGGCCATTTTGGCGTCGGCGGCATCGACCACAGATTTGTGGTACCTCCCCGTGTTTCTTGCCTATCTCCTGACGGGAGTCTGGACGCTCGTGCTGTATCAGCTCACAAGAGAATCTGAGGACCGCACGCTGGAGGTTCGGGCTGCGAACTCGGTCGAGTCACCGTCGGCAAGTGGAGCCCGCATTACCCCGCAATTGTTTTGGCTGGCCAATGGCCTGGCTCTGGGAACGTTGTTGTTCACGGTGGTGATCTTCTTCACGATCCCGCGCGTGAGCGCAGGATTCGGCCATACGAGCATGGGGGAAGGCATCCGGACGTCGGGATTTTCAGAAACCGTGGATTTGGGGATGATCGGCCCAATCAAGCGGGATCCGGGAATCGTGATGCGAGTGGAGTTGGCTGAGCGGTCTGGGAAAGCTGAGGACCATTTCTATCTGCGGGGAATGGCCTATGACCGGTACGATGGGCGATCATGGACTACACAGCTGACGAATCGTCGAGCTGTAGCCGAATCATCGCCGGGGACCTTCACGATTAGATCCAGCCAGCCGCGTCTCTCCGGTCAGAGCGGTCCATTGATTCGCCAAACTATCCTGTTGGAGGCATTGGATACAGCGGTGCTGTTTGCGGCTCCGTTCCCTGAGTCGGTCAGCGGGCAGTTTTTCGGGATCCAGTCCGATCCGACCGGGGCGCTCTACCTTCCGTTATCCGCGTCGTCCCGGATCGAGTATACGGTGCTGTCACGCCCCCATTCGGTACAGCCCGCGGATCTGCACCCCCAACCAGTCACATATTCCGAGCCCTTTGCGCGACATTATTTGCAGCTTCCGGACGCCTCTGAGCGCGTGGCCGCCTTGGCCCAAGAGGTGACACAGGCCAAGGCGAGTACGTATGAGAAGGCTCAGGCCATCCAAGATTATCTGTCGAGAAATTTCCGATACAGTCTCGATATTCCGGCCAGCAGCCAGGATCGCCCTCTCGAAGAGTTTCTCTTTTCCCGAAAGACAGGCTATTGCGAGCATTATGCGACCGCCATGGTCGTGATGCTGCGGAGTGTGGGCGTGGCCGCGCGATTAGTCACGGGGTTTTTGGCGACTGAATGGAATGAATACGGCAACTATTATCTGGTGCGTCAACGTGACGCCCATGCCTGGGTCGAAGTGTATTTGCCCCACTCCGGCTGGGTCATGATGGACCCTACTCCAGCCGTGATTGAATCCGTGGTCGATCCAGGGTGGCAGACGTTGAGCCGGATGATGGATAACCTACGGCTCCGATGGAATCGGTTCTTTGTGCAATACAGCGGAGCCGATCAAGTCGCGGTGGTGAGAGGACTCAAGGAGGGCAGTGACGCGGTCCGCCATCACGCGTGGAGTTCGCTCTCGTCACTGCTGGCTCCCGTTGGCGATCGACTGGGTGCGATGGTCCAATCTGCACGTGAGGGAAACCTTCGTCTTGTTCTGAAGTTTCTGGGCCTCGTCGTGATCGGGTTTGGTGCCATGTTCGGCCTGATCCGGGTGTGGCCGTGGGGCAAGAAGAGCCTATCGAAGAAGGTCTCCCCTGATCGGACGGTCATTGCCTCCATGTACGAGAGGGCGATCACGCAGGCCGCTCAATATGGAATTGCCAAGTCTCCCGCCGCCACTCCCCTGGAATTCTTGCAATCCGTCAAAGAACAATGGGCGCAGGCTGGTGAATCGATGGCAATCGTCACGGATCTCTATTGCCGGAGAAGGTTTGGACAGGTTGCATTGACCAAAGAAGAGCTGGACCGCGCTCAGCAGAGCCTTAGCCAATTGATGCACCTTGATCCGCCGGTGGCGTGA
- a CDS encoding DUF58 domain-containing protein, which translates to MLNGLKRWFRRVTQRRSTRVTSEGTRFLFFTLAVSVAAINTGNNLFYLLLAMMLSVVMMSGIVAELCLRRLEFRRHLPGLIYLNEPTTATLVVSNRKTRMPSFSLRLWDVAGEQEIDRGLTVRQLLPGASHLLPYPLVATKRGRLSLGGVRVGTSFPFGLFLKKAYYPLEGSVIVSPAIQPVEDQLLANVIALGHERSLQRRGHGSELYNLRQYHSGDDSRNIHWLSTARTSKLMVREMEAEDQQRVTLILSTTAPQSHDTLFEEAVSLTASLAWALTARGYQVRMIVGKTPSVFGQGEAHLMGLLESLALCERVAPDSNGPLIPAEGDDSLSGGAGATIAILPWGRQELFSWGGRPDVVIDETALRARAHAV; encoded by the coding sequence ATGCTGAATGGTCTGAAACGGTGGTTCCGGCGTGTGACCCAGCGCCGCTCGACGCGAGTCACGTCCGAGGGAACCAGGTTTCTGTTTTTCACGCTCGCCGTGAGCGTGGCCGCGATCAATACCGGCAATAATCTGTTTTATCTGCTCCTTGCCATGATGTTGAGTGTGGTAATGATGTCAGGGATTGTGGCGGAGCTCTGCCTGCGCAGGCTGGAATTCCGCCGCCATCTCCCGGGCCTCATCTATCTCAATGAGCCGACGACGGCGACGCTCGTCGTGAGCAATCGTAAAACACGGATGCCGAGCTTTTCGCTCCGCCTGTGGGATGTGGCCGGCGAGCAGGAGATCGATCGCGGGCTGACAGTGCGGCAATTGCTGCCCGGGGCGAGTCATCTGTTGCCCTATCCCCTGGTGGCGACCAAACGAGGGCGGTTGTCTTTGGGAGGCGTACGCGTCGGCACCTCGTTTCCCTTCGGCCTGTTTCTCAAGAAGGCCTATTATCCTCTCGAAGGATCAGTGATTGTTTCTCCCGCGATTCAGCCGGTTGAAGACCAGCTCCTTGCAAACGTCATTGCCTTGGGGCATGAGCGCTCGCTTCAGCGAAGAGGGCATGGAAGCGAACTCTATAATCTGCGGCAGTACCACTCGGGCGATGATTCCCGCAACATCCATTGGCTCTCCACGGCGCGCACCTCAAAGCTGATGGTGCGTGAGATGGAAGCGGAAGATCAGCAGCGCGTGACGCTCATCCTCTCTACAACCGCTCCGCAAAGTCATGACACCCTGTTCGAGGAGGCGGTGTCGTTGACGGCCTCTCTGGCCTGGGCACTGACGGCGCGGGGGTATCAAGTGAGGATGATTGTGGGGAAGACCCCGTCTGTGTTTGGTCAAGGCGAGGCCCATCTGATGGGCCTATTGGAATCCTTGGCGCTGTGTGAGCGGGTGGCTCCCGACTCAAACGGGCCGCTCATTCCTGCAGAGGGTGATGACTCGTTGAGTGGCGGAGCCGGTGCGACCATTGCCATTTTGCCTTGGGGGAGACAGGAGCTCTTTTCTTGGGGAGGGCGTCCGGACGTCGTCATTGATGAAACAGCTCTCCGCGCGAGGGCCCATGCCGTTTGA
- a CDS encoding MoxR family ATPase, whose product MKSTSIVQAIQENIARVIKGKPSVIERTVVTLLARGHLLLEDVPGVGKTTLAHSLARSLDCSFKRIQFTSDLLPSDIVGVSLFNRQKQAFEFMPGPIFAHIVLADEINRTTPKTQSSLLEAMSEAQISVDNQTHPLHQPFMVIATQNPAEYHGTFPLPESQLDRFLMRLQIGYPSPEEEKKVLDRPQSLHPAEDLQPVVSARDVLDLQHQVEQVLMEESLTEYLLAIVQATRQTELLSLGVSTRGALALSRAAKALAFVRGRAYCLPDDIKELAPVVLSHRIMLSRSQGLRQRNCEQTEQVVHDLVESVPVPV is encoded by the coding sequence ATGAAATCCACCTCCATCGTGCAGGCGATCCAAGAGAATATTGCCCGTGTGATCAAAGGCAAACCGAGCGTCATCGAACGAACGGTCGTGACCCTGCTGGCCCGCGGGCATCTGTTGCTGGAGGATGTGCCGGGCGTTGGGAAGACGACCCTGGCTCACAGTCTGGCGCGGTCGTTGGATTGCTCTTTCAAACGCATTCAGTTCACCAGCGATTTGCTGCCCTCCGATATTGTCGGCGTCTCCCTGTTCAACCGGCAAAAACAGGCGTTTGAATTTATGCCGGGCCCTATTTTCGCGCACATCGTTCTAGCCGATGAAATTAATCGCACGACGCCCAAGACGCAGAGCAGTTTATTGGAAGCGATGAGCGAAGCGCAGATTTCCGTCGATAATCAGACCCATCCGCTGCATCAGCCCTTCATGGTCATTGCCACCCAGAACCCGGCGGAATATCACGGCACGTTCCCCTTGCCGGAGTCGCAGCTCGACCGGTTCCTCATGCGCCTTCAGATCGGCTATCCCTCGCCGGAGGAGGAAAAGAAGGTGCTGGACCGCCCGCAATCGCTTCATCCGGCCGAAGATCTGCAGCCGGTGGTGAGTGCCCGCGACGTGCTCGACTTGCAACACCAAGTCGAGCAGGTGCTGATGGAGGAGAGCTTAACGGAGTATCTCCTGGCAATCGTGCAGGCGACGCGGCAGACGGAGCTGTTGTCGCTCGGTGTGAGCACCCGTGGCGCGCTGGCCTTGAGCCGTGCGGCCAAAGCGTTGGCGTTTGTGCGAGGACGGGCCTATTGCCTGCCGGACGATATTAAAGAGCTGGCCCCTGTCGTGCTCTCGCATCGCATCATGCTCAGCCGGTCTCAGGGGTTGCGCCAGCGCAATTGCGAGCAGACCGAGCAGGTGGTGCATGATCTCGTCGAGTCCGTCCCGGTCCCTGTCTAA
- a CDS encoding ChaN family lipoprotein, producing the protein MHPPHRTTIFSRNMQRLSLCLAFAFLSLLNACAPTAVSTQGTSRSSVSVWQPGQIIDGKTGQVLDRSDWLKSLSQYDIVYLGEEHYNRHHIEAALTVLKTVMAEGIRPVLTMEMFGWDGQGALNDILSSSDPMDSPWLDRARWQQNWGGAYDNYAPLVAFARDQHLALYAMNPPKSLIRRVVTLRLDQARQEPEWTLWGMDREEIVDDPAYRSRILAQLQRCHGGGAEEDYLPMYEASMVRDEGMAKTVAQALRTARLSEHAPRTLILSYTGGGHIQYHLPVPKRVARRLTEKIAQTTVYLASYDSSRADDIVNLVQEGIADYIWLTPVSQQGLPQRCR; encoded by the coding sequence ATGCACCCACCCCACCGCACAACTATTTTCAGCAGAAATATGCAGCGGCTCTCGCTCTGCCTCGCGTTCGCCTTCCTTTCCCTCCTCAATGCCTGTGCGCCAACCGCCGTATCCACCCAAGGAACGAGCCGATCGTCTGTCTCTGTCTGGCAGCCAGGCCAGATCATCGATGGAAAGACCGGGCAGGTTCTGGACCGATCCGATTGGCTCAAGAGTCTTTCACAATACGACATCGTGTATCTGGGAGAGGAGCACTACAACCGTCACCACATAGAGGCGGCCCTCACGGTCCTAAAAACTGTGATGGCAGAGGGCATCCGTCCGGTTCTGACAATGGAAATGTTCGGATGGGATGGTCAGGGGGCGTTGAACGACATCCTTTCCAGTTCTGATCCCATGGATAGCCCATGGCTGGATCGTGCACGGTGGCAGCAGAACTGGGGAGGCGCGTATGACAATTACGCGCCGCTCGTCGCCTTCGCAAGAGACCAGCATCTGGCCCTCTACGCCATGAACCCGCCAAAATCCTTGATCCGTCGCGTCGTCACATTGCGCCTGGACCAGGCTCGGCAAGAACCGGAATGGACTCTCTGGGGGATGGATCGGGAAGAGATCGTCGATGATCCCGCCTATCGGTCCAGAATTCTCGCCCAACTCCAACGCTGCCATGGTGGCGGCGCGGAAGAAGACTACCTTCCTATGTACGAGGCCTCGATGGTGCGGGACGAAGGCATGGCCAAAACCGTCGCACAAGCCCTTCGCACCGCCCGGCTCTCCGAACATGCTCCCCGGACACTCATCCTAAGCTATACCGGAGGCGGACATATCCAATACCACCTGCCTGTTCCCAAACGAGTGGCCCGCCGGCTCACCGAGAAGATCGCTCAGACAACGGTCTACCTTGCCTCGTATGACTCCAGCCGCGCAGATGACATCGTGAACTTGGTTCAGGAAGGCATCGCCGATTACATCTGGCTGACGCCGGTCAGCCAGCAAGGTCTCCCCCAGCGCTGCCGGTAG
- a CDS encoding arylesterase encodes MKLIRNVSVSTVILSVSLMVIGFGGLSHEVRAEPSVSSPDVRPTIVAFGDSLTAGLGMGAGDAYPAQLQRRLDAQGFRYRVINAGVSGETTAGGLRRVPWILKSHPEIVILELGANDGLRGLRLEETKANLERMIQHIQRSGAKIVLAGMTLPPNYGKDYIDGFERIYPELAKQYHLPLIPFFLEGVAGSRELNQADGIHPTAAGYERVVDGVFQKLRPLLKNGS; translated from the coding sequence GTGAAATTGATCAGAAACGTGTCGGTCTCGACCGTCATTCTCAGCGTCTCCCTCATGGTCATCGGTTTCGGTGGGCTTTCGCACGAGGTTCGTGCGGAGCCTTCCGTGTCATCACCGGATGTAAGGCCCACGATTGTGGCATTTGGCGATAGTCTGACGGCGGGTCTTGGAATGGGAGCGGGCGACGCGTACCCCGCGCAATTACAACGGCGCCTTGATGCGCAAGGGTTTCGATATCGAGTGATCAATGCCGGGGTCAGCGGAGAGACCACGGCAGGGGGGCTGCGCCGGGTGCCCTGGATCTTGAAGAGCCACCCGGAGATCGTGATTCTTGAACTGGGCGCCAACGACGGGCTCCGAGGGTTGCGGCTGGAGGAGACGAAAGCGAACTTAGAGCGGATGATCCAGCACATTCAACGCTCAGGGGCAAAGATCGTTCTTGCCGGGATGACGCTGCCGCCCAATTACGGAAAGGACTATATTGATGGGTTTGAACGAATCTACCCTGAGTTAGCCAAACAGTATCATCTTCCGCTGATCCCCTTTTTCCTTGAAGGAGTGGCTGGTTCACGCGAGTTGAATCAGGCTGATGGGATTCATCCGACGGCAGCGGGATACGAGCGGGTTGTTGACGGGGTATTCCAGAAGCTCAGGCCGCTCCTGAAGAACGGGTCGTAG
- a CDS encoding ABC transporter ATP-binding protein, whose translation MIAIAQLSMHLPAGGRPVTILDNLSLDIPDKQMVAIVGPSGSGKSTLLGLMAGLDRPTSGSITLDGTEITTLSESALARFRRAKIGYIFQSFHLIPTLTARENVMVPLELSGERGADARAADLLATVGLAGRLDHYPVQLSGGEQQRVAVARAFACRPPFLFADEPTGNLDSATGTQVIDLLLSMHRDYGTTLVLVTHDRALAGQMQRVVSLRDGRIESDQLAPDSTGAIGSCA comes from the coding sequence ATGATCGCCATTGCACAGCTTTCGATGCATCTTCCGGCAGGGGGCCGGCCTGTCACCATCCTCGACAATCTGTCACTCGATATTCCAGACAAACAGATGGTGGCCATCGTCGGTCCGTCAGGAAGCGGGAAATCGACGTTGCTGGGCTTGATGGCGGGCCTCGACCGGCCCACGTCAGGATCGATCACGTTAGACGGAACCGAGATCACGACCCTGTCCGAAAGCGCGCTGGCGCGCTTTCGCCGCGCCAAGATTGGATATATTTTCCAATCCTTTCATCTGATTCCAACCCTTACGGCTCGTGAGAACGTGATGGTGCCATTAGAACTCAGTGGCGAGCGAGGGGCCGATGCTCGGGCGGCGGACCTTCTTGCCACGGTAGGACTGGCAGGCCGTCTCGACCATTATCCGGTCCAACTTTCCGGAGGCGAACAACAGCGCGTGGCCGTCGCACGGGCCTTCGCCTGCCGTCCGCCCTTCCTGTTTGCCGACGAGCCAACCGGCAATCTCGACAGTGCCACGGGCACACAGGTCATCGATCTGCTGCTCTCGATGCATCGGGACTATGGCACCACGCTGGTCCTGGTCACGCATGACCGGGCCCTTGCCGGCCAGATGCAACGCGTCGTGTCACTGCGAGACGGCCGCATCGAATCCGATCAACTGGCTCCAGATTCCACCGGCGCCATAGGCTCCTGCGCGTGA
- a CDS encoding FtsX-like permease family protein, whose translation MTRVLLKMAWRETRASWRHFLYFLICIAVGVGALVGVSLFAANVEQSVTREARGLLGGDLEIRLSRPMSPSGLDYLASLSSRDIVLTHVSELVAMAARTPGGNPGGQPTQLVELKAVETLYPFYGALRIEPARPLSALLFPPAGQCLSQPCHGAVVQDALLIKMGLAVGDRVTIGQAMFLITGVIRTEPDRMANAFSVGPRVLISQEGLQATDLVKVGSRVRERYLLKVPPSTRVDPMLYELRDRLATDSPRVSTYRDAQPQLKQFLDQLTRYLGLIGLTALFIGGLGVATSIRAFLREKLATIAILKTIGAESHTIVFIYVLQAVLLGLTGSLGGLAIGMGLDHGVPWAITTWFDADLIEQLGFVSGLTLNALLPLGKGLALGLLTTLLFALWPLLTIREIKPFAIFRREVAPDEGAATAGFLTGRFRRVRVDYQKIVVGVFIGMGLAGLSIWQAGSWMVGSLFLAAFALAIVLLGSASWLVMRGLSWMPRIPHLAVRQAVGNMIRPGSQTASVTIAIGIGVMVMVTVALVERALLRQVGESRPQDSPTFFFIDIQPDQAEGMTSLLRTRKGATPPTLTPLVRSRLAALNGQPVKVDALSEEEERARRSGDKEERRKTWYLTREYVLTFLDTLPKDNRIVKGTWWSPGQAFTTPLVSVEEEAAHALGLDLGQTLTLDIQGARLVATVGSIRKVEWGNFSTNFYLILSPGSLDGAPLTYVATVRVPPEDELPLQQAVVAGFPNVTAINIGDVLESYARMLDRLSLAIRAVALFCVVTGGLVMGAALAATRYRRLYESVILKALGATRNMITFSFAIEYALLGLVGGGIGIGLASALSWGILTFLFELPWGLHPSILLVGMSLTIVLTLAVGFLSTYRLLGQRPLAVLRQE comes from the coding sequence GTGACGCGCGTCCTCTTAAAGATGGCCTGGCGGGAAACCCGCGCCTCCTGGCGGCACTTTCTCTATTTTCTGATCTGTATAGCGGTCGGCGTCGGAGCGCTGGTGGGTGTCTCCCTCTTCGCCGCCAACGTAGAACAATCTGTCACCCGAGAAGCTCGCGGGTTGCTGGGGGGCGATCTTGAGATTCGCCTCTCCCGTCCGATGAGTCCCTCAGGGTTGGATTACCTTGCCTCGCTGTCCAGCCGGGACATCGTACTGACGCATGTCAGTGAGTTGGTCGCAATGGCCGCACGAACGCCGGGCGGGAATCCGGGCGGACAACCCACGCAACTTGTCGAATTGAAAGCCGTTGAGACCCTCTATCCATTTTATGGGGCCCTGCGCATCGAACCAGCACGCCCGCTGTCAGCGCTCCTGTTTCCTCCGGCGGGCCAGTGTCTCTCACAGCCCTGTCACGGAGCTGTCGTACAGGACGCGCTACTGATCAAGATGGGGCTCGCTGTCGGTGATCGCGTCACAATCGGCCAAGCGATGTTTCTGATCACCGGCGTCATCCGGACCGAGCCGGATCGGATGGCCAATGCCTTCAGTGTCGGCCCTCGGGTGTTGATTTCCCAGGAAGGACTTCAGGCCACGGATTTGGTCAAGGTCGGCAGCCGTGTGCGTGAGCGATACTTGCTGAAAGTTCCGCCTTCCACCAGAGTCGATCCGATGCTCTATGAGTTACGGGACCGGCTCGCAACCGACTCTCCACGAGTCTCGACCTATCGCGACGCGCAACCGCAGCTCAAACAATTTCTCGACCAGCTCACGCGCTATTTGGGGCTGATCGGCCTCACCGCGCTGTTCATCGGCGGCCTCGGCGTGGCCACGTCAATTCGGGCCTTTCTGCGGGAAAAACTGGCCACCATCGCGATCCTCAAAACCATCGGCGCCGAATCCCACACCATTGTGTTCATCTATGTTTTACAGGCCGTCTTGTTAGGACTCACAGGCAGCCTCGGCGGATTGGCGATCGGCATGGGGCTCGATCACGGAGTCCCGTGGGCCATTACAACCTGGTTTGACGCTGACCTGATCGAACAATTGGGATTCGTTTCCGGCTTGACGCTGAACGCGCTCCTTCCATTGGGGAAAGGCCTGGCGCTGGGCCTGCTCACAACACTGTTGTTTGCTCTGTGGCCGCTCTTGACCATTCGTGAAATCAAACCGTTCGCCATCTTCCGGCGCGAGGTGGCCCCTGATGAAGGGGCTGCGACGGCAGGGTTTCTCACCGGCCGATTTAGACGAGTTCGCGTTGATTATCAAAAGATCGTGGTCGGTGTCTTCATTGGAATGGGGTTGGCGGGGCTTTCGATCTGGCAGGCGGGGTCTTGGATGGTGGGATCCTTGTTTCTTGCGGCGTTTGCCCTGGCGATCGTCTTGCTGGGCAGCGCATCCTGGCTGGTCATGCGGGGGCTTTCGTGGATGCCGCGTATTCCTCATCTGGCCGTTCGGCAAGCGGTTGGCAATATGATCAGGCCGGGGAGTCAGACGGCGAGCGTCACGATTGCCATAGGAATCGGCGTCATGGTGATGGTGACGGTCGCGCTGGTGGAACGAGCGCTGCTTCGGCAAGTGGGCGAGAGCCGTCCACAGGATTCCCCAACCTTTTTTTTCATCGACATTCAGCCGGATCAGGCCGAAGGCATGACGTCGTTGCTCCGGACACGCAAGGGCGCGACCCCTCCGACATTGACCCCACTGGTACGGTCACGCCTGGCGGCCCTCAACGGCCAGCCGGTCAAGGTGGATGCCTTGTCCGAGGAAGAAGAACGAGCTCGGCGCTCAGGAGACAAAGAGGAGCGGCGAAAAACTTGGTACCTGACCCGTGAGTATGTCCTGACCTTTCTGGACACGCTCCCTAAAGATAACCGGATTGTCAAAGGCACCTGGTGGTCTCCGGGCCAGGCTTTTACCACCCCCCTCGTCTCCGTCGAAGAAGAGGCGGCCCATGCACTGGGCCTCGATCTCGGACAAACGCTCACGCTCGATATTCAGGGCGCCAGGCTCGTCGCAACCGTGGGGAGTATTCGCAAGGTGGAGTGGGGAAACTTCTCCACCAATTTCTACCTGATTCTTTCGCCCGGCTCGTTGGATGGCGCCCCACTGACCTATGTCGCCACCGTGCGTGTTCCTCCCGAAGACGAATTGCCGCTCCAACAGGCCGTCGTCGCGGGATTTCCAAATGTGACCGCGATCAATATCGGGGACGTGCTGGAGAGTTATGCGCGCATGCTGGACAGGCTGTCGCTGGCCATCCGCGCCGTCGCTTTGTTCTGCGTCGTGACCGGCGGACTGGTCATGGGCGCGGCCCTCGCCGCCACCCGGTATCGCAGACTCTATGAGTCCGTCATCCTCAAGGCGCTCGGCGCGACGCGCAACATGATTACCTTTTCATTCGCGATCGAATATGCGCTGCTGGGGCTTGTCGGGGGAGGCATCGGCATCGGATTGGCCAGCGCCTTGTCCTGGGGCATCCTCACATTTCTCTTCGAACTGCCATGGGGATTGCACCCATCCATCCTGCTGGTGGGAATGAGTCTGACGATTGTGCTCACCCTGGCCGTCGGATTTCTGAGCACCTATCGGCTGCTCGGCCAGCGGCCCTTGGCCGTGCTCCGTCAGGAGTAG